Proteins encoded together in one Argiope bruennichi chromosome 1, qqArgBrue1.1, whole genome shotgun sequence window:
- the LOC129961933 gene encoding uncharacterized protein LOC129961933 gives MVYGSARSSVLRRLDPVHHSALRICSGAFRTSPVESLYVICHQLPLCLRRQKLSAQFYFRTKSVSKHPLSNMALPVGLRRLYNARPSHILPFYDRVKLLLHDSDLKDVHIKAVDSFCFPPWDIPRFSFLNPFTGFDKSLTAHVVFQQLFLYHRHQYSSFVPIFTDGSKTDGHVGCGIVFPSETLSHRLHNCCSVYTAELMAIFCALQKISAATQHNIIIYSDSMSALKALSNYHNRMNPIAIRILFMLRVLEQAGLSILFCWVPSHVGILGNEKADSAAKSASTFMIKGLPFCDVKLSLNCSILSTWQKSWDLQIHNKLHFI, from the coding sequence ATGGTATATGGTTCCGCCCGTTCATCTGTTCTGAGGCGTCTAGATCCAGTCCACCATTCAGCTTTGCGTATCTGTTCTGGTGCATTTCGTACCTCTCCGGTTGAAAGCCTCTATGTCATATGTCATCAGCTACCCCTTTGCTTAAGGAGGCAGAAATTATCTGCTCAGTTTTATTTCAGAACTAAATCTGTTTCAAAACACCCCTTAAGCAATATGGCACTACCAGTAGGTCTGCGTCGATTGTATAATGCCCGTCCTTCGCACATACTTCCCTTTTATGATAGAGTCAAATTGCTGCTGCATGACTCGGATCTCAAAGACGTTCATATTAAAGCAGTTGATTCCTTTTGCTTCCCTCCCTGGGATATCCCGCGTTTTTCCTTTTTGAACCCCTTTACAGGATTCGATAAATCTTTAACTGCACATGTTGTTTTTCAGCAGCTGTTTTTATATCACCGCCATCAGTATTCATCTTTTGTACCTATTTTCACGGACGGCTCGAAAACAGATGGACATGTTGGATGTGGCATTGTGTTTCCATCTGAGACATTGAGTcaccgtcttcataattgttgTTCCGTTTATACTGCTGAGTTaatggcaattttctgtgctcttcagaaaatttcgGCTGCTACTCAgcataatatcattatttattctgatagcatgagtgctctGAAAGCACTTTCTAATTATCACAACAGAATGAATCCAATTGCTATTCGAATTTTGTTTATGTTGCGTGTATTAGAACAAGCTGGTCTAAGCATCTTATTTTGTTGGGTTCCTAGTCACGTGGGCATTTTAGGGAATGAGAAAGCAGATTCAGCTGCAAAATCTGCTTCGACATTTATGATCAAAGGACTTCCGTTTTGCGACGTTAAACTGTCTCTTAACTGCAGCATTTTATCTACCTGGCAAaagtcatgggatctgcagatccataataaattacatttcatctaA
- the LOC129961942 gene encoding uncharacterized protein LOC129961942: MRSGDLLVEVNSRKQAQQIQKIKNLATIPVTVNPHQSLNTSKGVITCGELLNVSLEVIIAEMKPQGVTNVRRITLRRDGELLEAKHHILTFNTPKLSEFAYAGYIRLPVRPYIPNPLRCFHCQRFGHSKMNCRGSLTCARCAGKGHDSQQCSAQEKCVNCSGNHPSYSRSCPRWILEKQITTVKFKEDITYPEAWRKVQAQTPTPGKSYASVLQSTYCSNCSCANCVKNSKKYKPPEKLTDSDSEKSINDTSDTPKVVKTKSKRKKQSSLTLKLAKRGLSQKDLPLKLKKSTSKNSVALGMAMQGNVHKDLTTIFGDKLHSPDIKLHPSEDEDELDMSCDDPDTQTNASVLSPAKHIS; the protein is encoded by the coding sequence atgcgctCTGGGGACTTGCTTGTTGAGGTTAATTCTCGGAAGCAAGCCCAGcagatacaaaaaattaaaaatttagctacaATACCGGTTACTGTTAATCCACATCAATCTTTGAACACCTCTAAAGGTGTGATTACCTGTGGGGAATTGCTAAATGTTTCCTTGGAGGTAATTATTGCAGAAATGAAACCGCAGGGTGTCACGAATGTTCGCCGCATCACTCTTCGGCGTGATGGAGAACTTCTGGAGGCAAAACATCACATTTTAACGTTCAATACACCTAAACTGTCAGAATTTGCTTATGCCGGCTACATCAGACTACCAGTCCGTCCATATATACCAAACCCTCTGAGATGTTTCCATTGCCAGCGCTTTGGACATTCTAAAATGAATTGCCGCGGGTCATTAACATGTGCCCGTTGTGCAGGTAAAGGGCATGACAGCCAGCAATGTTCCGCACAGGAAAAGTGTGTGAACTGCAGTGGCAATCACCCTTCTTATTCTCGATCATGCCCGCGCTGGATACTAGAGAAACAAATCACTACTGTTAAGTTCAAAGAAGATATTACGTATCCCGAAGCCTGGCGTAAGGTTCAAGCGCAAACGCCTACTCCTGGTAAGAGTTATGCTTCTGTACTTCAAAGCACCTATTGTTCAAACTGCTCCTGTGCAAATTGTgtgaaaaactctaaaaaatacaAACCACCTGAAAAACTTACAGATTCCGattctgaaaaatcaattaatgataCTTCTGACACTCCTAAGGTTGTAAAAACAAAGTCTAAACGCAAAAAACAAAGCTCACTAACATTAAAACTTGCAAAACGCGGTCTTTCGCAAAAAGATTTacctctgaaattaaaaaaatcaacctcCAAAAATTCCGTCGCTTTGGGAATGGCGATGCAGGGTAATGTCCACAAGGATTTAACAACGATCTTTGGGGATAAGTTGCATAGCCCTGATATAAAATTACATCCCTCTGAGGATGAAGATGAGCTTGATATGAGTTGCGATGATCCGGACACTCAGACTAATGCCTCTGTTCTTTCTCCAGCCAAACATAtatcttaa